In Aquabacterium sp. OR-4, the following proteins share a genomic window:
- a CDS encoding IS1595 family transposase — protein MPMNRVQFQPGVSMAEFFSRYGTEAQCAETVKAMRWPQGFRYPRCSSAEHYVVGHGARKLFQCQACRHQTSLTAGTVMDSTKLPLTTWFMAIFLLSQDKTGLSALALMRPLGTSYRTAWLIHQKLMKTMALRDSEQPLTGSVQVDDAYLGGERAGVGGRGSPNKVPIVAAVSTNDLGYPLRVKLNAVAAFTNEAITAWARTNLTPGCDVRSDGLSCFVGVIDAGCAHSYVVVGRRLPRELPQFKWVNTVLGNLKTLINGAHKHFKFGKYASQCLGAFAYRFNRRFDLRTLLTDLIGHAATNSPTRERQIRGGAEVHD, from the coding sequence ATGCCGATGAACCGAGTCCAGTTCCAGCCTGGCGTGTCGATGGCCGAGTTCTTCTCGCGCTACGGCACCGAGGCGCAGTGCGCCGAGACGGTTAAGGCGATGCGCTGGCCTCAGGGCTTTCGCTACCCGCGCTGTTCGTCGGCCGAGCACTACGTCGTCGGCCATGGCGCTCGCAAGTTGTTTCAGTGCCAAGCCTGCCGCCACCAGACTTCTCTGACCGCAGGCACGGTCATGGACAGCACCAAGCTGCCGCTGACGACCTGGTTTATGGCCATCTTCCTGCTCAGCCAGGACAAGACCGGGCTGTCGGCACTCGCGCTCATGCGTCCTCTGGGCACCAGCTACCGTACTGCCTGGCTGATCCACCAGAAGCTGATGAAAACCATGGCATTGCGCGACAGCGAACAGCCGCTCACGGGCTCGGTGCAGGTCGACGACGCCTACCTGGGTGGCGAGCGCGCCGGGGTTGGTGGTCGTGGTTCGCCCAACAAGGTACCCATCGTCGCTGCCGTCTCCACCAATGACCTTGGCTATCCACTGCGAGTCAAGCTCAATGCGGTGGCGGCATTTACGAACGAGGCCATCACTGCCTGGGCGCGCACGAATCTGACGCCGGGCTGTGACGTGCGCAGCGACGGCCTGTCGTGCTTTGTTGGCGTGATCGACGCTGGCTGTGCGCACTCGTACGTCGTGGTCGGCCGCCGCCTGCCGCGCGAGCTGCCCCAATTCAAGTGGGTCAACACCGTGCTGGGCAATCTCAAGACCCTGATCAACGGCGCGCACAAGCACTTCAAGTTCGGCAAGTACGCCAGCCAATGCCTGGGAGCCTTCGCCTACCGGTTCAACCGGCGCTTCGATCTGCGCACACTGCTCACCGACCTGATCGGCCACGCAGCAACCAACTCGCCAACCCGCGAGCGGCAGATCAGGGGCGGGGCTGAGGTTCATGACTAA
- a CDS encoding aldolase: MTLTVSTAFHATDAQAADDYHRDDIRRLREDLALALRAAAHHGLAEGVCNHFSVELPGGDGRFLLNPRGLLWQEIQADDIVMVDAVGQRLAGRHPVEPTAMFIHAAVHRICRKACVLHTHMPYATALTLTTARALDTTLSQGAMRFHGRTAIDAHYNGLALDNTEGERIARAMGSADIAFLGNHGVVVCGERVDYAYDDLYYLERACQAQVLALSTGLGLAPVDAGLAATVAGQVQGEREQSVLFFEALRRIV, encoded by the coding sequence ATGACGCTGACCGTCTCCACCGCATTCCACGCCACTGACGCCCAAGCGGCCGACGACTACCACCGCGACGACATCCGCCGCCTGCGGGAAGACCTGGCCCTGGCCCTGCGCGCCGCCGCCCACCATGGCCTGGCCGAAGGCGTGTGCAACCACTTCAGCGTGGAACTGCCAGGCGGCGATGGCCGCTTTTTGCTGAACCCGCGCGGCCTGCTGTGGCAGGAGATCCAGGCCGACGACATCGTGATGGTGGACGCCGTCGGCCAGCGCCTGGCCGGCCGTCACCCGGTGGAACCCACGGCCATGTTCATCCACGCCGCCGTGCACCGCATCTGCCGCAAGGCCTGCGTGCTGCACACCCACATGCCCTACGCCACCGCGCTGACGCTGACCACCGCCCGCGCGCTGGACACCACGCTGTCACAAGGCGCCATGCGCTTCCACGGCCGCACCGCCATCGACGCGCATTACAACGGCCTGGCGCTTGATAACACGGAGGGTGAGCGCATCGCCCGCGCAATGGGCAGCGCCGACATCGCCTTCCTGGGCAACCACGGCGTGGTGGTGTGCGGCGAGCGCGTCGACTACGCGTATGACGACCTGTACTACCTGGAGCGGGCCTGCCAAGCGCAGGTGCTGGCCTTGTCGACGGGGCTGGGTTTGGCGCCGGTGGATGCGGGCTTGGCGGCGACGGTGGCGGGGCAGGTGCAGGGGGAGAGGGAGCAGTCGGTTTTGTTCTTTGAGGCGTTGCGGCGGATAGTTTGA
- a CDS encoding GNAT family N-acetyltransferase, translating to MPTPIHLDTPRLRLLPWRPDHLAPFAALNADPEVMRHFPSTQTVDQTQASIDLWMGQFAQQGWSNWAVELKATGEFIGFIGLSVPRRVLPFSPCVEIGWRLARRFWGQGLASEGARACLRVGFEQLGLAEVVSFTALGNAPSRAVMARIGMRDTGQDFEHPGVPEGHPLRMHCLYRITRDEWAAQVGSSTPAGHGDARQPG from the coding sequence ATGCCCACACCCATCCACCTCGACACGCCCCGCCTGCGCCTGCTGCCCTGGCGGCCCGATCACTTGGCCCCGTTCGCGGCGCTGAACGCCGACCCCGAGGTGATGCGCCACTTCCCGTCCACACAAACCGTCGACCAGACACAAGCCAGCATCGACCTGTGGATGGGCCAGTTTGCGCAGCAGGGCTGGAGCAACTGGGCGGTGGAACTGAAGGCCACGGGCGAGTTCATCGGATTCATCGGGCTGTCGGTGCCGCGGCGGGTGCTGCCGTTCTCGCCGTGCGTGGAGATCGGCTGGCGGCTGGCCCGCAGGTTCTGGGGCCAGGGCCTGGCCAGCGAGGGCGCGCGCGCCTGCCTGCGGGTGGGCTTCGAGCAGCTGGGCCTGGCCGAGGTGGTGTCGTTCACGGCGCTGGGCAATGCACCGTCGCGAGCGGTGATGGCACGCATCGGCATGCGCGACACAGGGCAGGATTTCGAGCACCCTGGCGTGCCGGAAGGGCACCCGCTGCGCATGCATTGCCTGTACCGCATCACGCGCGACGAGTGGGCCGCGCAGGTGGGCAGCAGCACCCCCGCTGGCCACGGCGATGCTCGCCAACCTGGATGA
- a CDS encoding crotonase/enoyl-CoA hydratase family protein: MSQWTCFDVTMDGAVAHIRMNQPQRHNAMTAAFWSEIPQLFRALDAAGNVRAAVLSSEGKNFTAGMDLGVFANAGTLGTVDVRAREQFRHQLRQLQGSFNAIAEVRFPVIAAVQGGCIGGGVDLVSACCLRYASREAWFCIHEINIGMMADVGTMNRMPKLIPDAVMRELAYTGDRLGAERAERLGFVNGLFDDAAATVAGALAVAQRIAQRAPVAVAASKEMISYSRDHSVAESFAYMNALQPGVFDPADIERAIAAQQKKQVPEFADLPPIAPPLG; encoded by the coding sequence ATGAGCCAATGGACCTGCTTCGACGTGACGATGGATGGCGCGGTCGCGCACATCCGCATGAACCAGCCGCAGCGCCACAACGCGATGACGGCGGCCTTCTGGTCCGAGATTCCGCAGCTGTTCCGCGCGTTGGATGCGGCCGGCAATGTGCGCGCGGCCGTGCTGTCGTCAGAGGGCAAGAACTTCACCGCGGGCATGGACCTGGGCGTGTTTGCCAATGCCGGCACGCTGGGCACGGTGGATGTGCGCGCGCGTGAGCAGTTCCGCCACCAGCTGCGGCAGCTGCAGGGCAGCTTCAATGCCATTGCCGAGGTGCGCTTTCCGGTCATCGCGGCGGTGCAGGGCGGCTGCATCGGCGGCGGGGTGGATCTGGTCAGTGCCTGCTGCCTGCGCTATGCCAGCCGCGAGGCCTGGTTCTGCATCCACGAGATCAACATCGGCATGATGGCCGACGTGGGCACGATGAACCGCATGCCCAAGCTGATCCCCGATGCGGTGATGCGCGAGCTGGCCTACACGGGCGACCGCCTGGGCGCCGAGCGCGCCGAGCGGCTGGGCTTCGTCAACGGCCTGTTCGACGATGCCGCCGCCACCGTGGCCGGTGCGCTGGCCGTGGCCCAGCGCATTGCCCAGCGCGCGCCGGTGGCCGTGGCCGCCAGCAAGGAGATGATCAGCTACAGCCGTGACCACTCGGTGGCCGAGAGCTTTGCCTACATGAACGCGCTGCAGCCCGGGGTGTTCGACCCCGCCGACATCGAGCGCGCCATCGCGGCGCAGCAGAAGAAGCAGGTGCCTGAGTTCGCGGATCTGCCGCCGATTGCGCCGCCGCTGGGTTGA
- a CDS encoding FFLEELY motif protein, with the protein MSTSPRAQAILDRLQAVAALGQRRRGGPQGDSTAAAGAPWLAPLKAYQAARFERSYADLLDGHVAGGRYAPGARFFLRELYGPQDFSARDAQFARVVPTLVRLFPAALVDTVAELVELHAMSEQLDDAMARHLAQHQAQAGPPPGTAVPTLSAPVYIGAWQAVGQPEARERQITLTLHMMAALEQHTRHRLLRVGLRAMRSAAQAAGLGALQNFLESGFETFGAMGDTRPFQALVAERERALAAALFNAPLTGAAGQGDPALQWLP; encoded by the coding sequence ATGAGCACATCGCCCCGAGCCCAGGCCATCCTGGATCGTCTGCAGGCCGTGGCCGCGCTGGGCCAGCGCCGGCGCGGCGGCCCGCAAGGCGACAGCACCGCGGCTGCCGGCGCGCCCTGGCTGGCGCCCTTGAAGGCCTACCAGGCCGCACGCTTCGAGCGCAGCTATGCCGACCTGCTGGACGGCCACGTGGCCGGCGGCCGCTATGCGCCTGGCGCGCGCTTCTTTCTGCGCGAGCTGTACGGCCCTCAAGACTTCAGCGCCCGCGACGCGCAATTTGCCCGCGTGGTGCCCACGCTGGTGCGCCTGTTTCCGGCCGCGCTGGTGGACACCGTGGCCGAGCTGGTGGAGTTGCACGCGATGAGCGAGCAGCTCGACGACGCGATGGCCCGGCACCTGGCTCAGCATCAGGCCCAGGCCGGCCCGCCGCCCGGCACGGCGGTGCCCACGCTGAGCGCCCCCGTCTACATCGGCGCCTGGCAGGCCGTGGGCCAGCCCGAGGCGCGCGAGCGCCAGATCACGCTCACCCTGCACATGATGGCCGCGCTGGAGCAGCACACCCGCCACCGCCTGCTGCGCGTGGGCCTGCGCGCCATGCGCAGCGCCGCGCAGGCCGCCGGGCTGGGCGCGCTGCAGAACTTTCTGGAGTCGGGTTTCGAAACCTTTGGCGCGATGGGCGACACCCGCCCGTTCCAGGCCCTGGTGGCCGAGCGCGAGCGGGCGCTGGCCGCGGCGCTGTTCAACGCCCCGCTGACGGGCGCTGCGGGGCAAGGCGATCCGGCCTTGCAGTGGCTGCCTTGA
- a CDS encoding SRPBCC domain-containing protein yields the protein MKITVSTLVAAPIHAVWQAYTTPEDIKVWNTASPDWHTTAATVDLRPGGLFSSRMEAKDGSFGFDFAGQYTEVIPLQRLAYVFGERAGVVEFVPGPAGVTVTVTFDGEPTHSEEQQRSGWQAILDNFKCHVTGQLAAS from the coding sequence ATGAAGATCACCGTCTCCACCCTGGTTGCCGCACCCATCCATGCCGTGTGGCAGGCCTACACCACGCCCGAGGACATCAAGGTCTGGAACACCGCCTCGCCCGACTGGCACACCACCGCCGCCACGGTGGATCTGCGGCCGGGCGGCCTGTTCAGCTCGCGCATGGAGGCCAAGGACGGCTCCTTCGGATTTGACTTTGCTGGCCAGTACACCGAGGTGATCCCGCTGCAGCGCCTGGCCTATGTGTTTGGCGAGCGCGCCGGGGTGGTGGAGTTTGTGCCCGGGCCCGCGGGGGTGACCGTCACCGTCACCTTTGACGGCGAGCCGACGCACTCCGAAGAGCAGCAGCGCAGCGGCTGGCAGGCCATTCTCGACAACTTCAAGTGCCATGTGACCGGCCAGCTGGCCGCGTCATGA
- a CDS encoding cyclase family protein — translation MQVDASKKRVGVSWLGAALAAAGLLVAGAAQAQAQPDWCKSKWGPNDEIGAANLLSPELALAAAKLVKTGKVYRLGVETNSKTPAFGPRSWALVINQPAQVGGVGLGHTKTNYNDDIYMGYVGTGTQLDGLGHIGIDNVYYNCNKNSDFVQANGLTKLGIEKVPNFVTRGVVLDMAAYYGKNPVPEGTAFNRKEIDEQAKRQGIEIRKGDVVLFYTGWLSLVGKDDKRYISGEPGVGKDGAEYLVSKNVLAVGADTWGMEAVPFEKGVGVFEVHQILIPKNGIYILENIDTEALVKDKAWEFMFVLGQSRMTGGVQAIINPTAIR, via the coding sequence ATGCAAGTGGATGCATCGAAGAAGCGAGTGGGGGTGTCATGGCTGGGTGCCGCGCTGGCCGCGGCCGGGCTGCTGGTGGCCGGTGCCGCCCAGGCCCAGGCCCAGCCCGACTGGTGCAAGAGCAAGTGGGGCCCCAACGACGAGATCGGCGCCGCCAACCTGCTGAGCCCCGAGCTGGCGCTGGCCGCGGCCAAGCTGGTGAAGACCGGCAAGGTCTACCGCCTGGGCGTCGAGACCAACAGCAAGACGCCGGCCTTCGGCCCGCGCAGCTGGGCGCTGGTGATCAACCAGCCGGCGCAGGTGGGCGGCGTGGGTCTGGGACACACCAAGACCAACTACAACGACGACATCTACATGGGCTATGTGGGCACCGGCACCCAGCTCGACGGCCTGGGCCACATCGGCATCGACAACGTCTACTACAACTGCAACAAGAACAGCGACTTCGTGCAGGCCAACGGCCTGACCAAGCTGGGCATCGAGAAGGTGCCCAACTTCGTCACCCGCGGCGTGGTGCTCGACATGGCCGCCTACTACGGCAAGAACCCGGTGCCCGAAGGCACGGCCTTCAACCGCAAGGAGATCGACGAGCAGGCCAAGCGCCAGGGCATCGAGATCCGCAAGGGCGACGTGGTGCTGTTCTACACCGGCTGGCTGAGCCTGGTGGGCAAGGACGACAAGCGCTACATCAGCGGCGAGCCGGGCGTGGGCAAGGACGGCGCCGAATACCTGGTTAGCAAGAACGTGCTGGCCGTGGGGGCCGACACCTGGGGCATGGAAGCCGTGCCCTTCGAGAAGGGCGTGGGCGTGTTCGAGGTGCACCAGATCCTGATCCCGAAAAACGGCATCTACATCCTGGAGAACATCGACACCGAGGCCCTGGTCAAGGACAAGGCCTGGGAGTTCATGTTCGTGCTGGGCCAGAGCCGCATGACCGGCGGCGTGCAGGCCATCATCAACCCGACGGCCATCCGCTGA
- a CDS encoding zinc-dependent alcohol dehydrogenase family protein, translating into MKIRAAVLETIGLPAPYADSRPLKIRELELDPPGHGEVLVRLRAAGLCHSDLSVISGDRPRPVPMALGHESAGEVLACGPGVTRLQPGDRVVLVFMPSCGGCLPCQEGRPALCEPGAAANGAGTLLGGGRRLHLAGQPVHHHVGVSCFADHAVVSQRSCIALPDSAASLSWAEASLFGCAVLTGVGAVINTARVQAGSTAAVLGLGGVGFSALLAAVASGAREVVALDLSEAKLALARELGATATVNASAPDAAEQVRALTRGGVDYAFEMAGAIPAMELAWAITRRGGSTISAGLPHPDRRFALPPVQLVAEERTLRGSYIGSAVPARDIPRYVQMYQRGQLPVNRLMGETLTLDDINRGFDRLATGQAMRDVVLL; encoded by the coding sequence ATGAAGATCCGCGCCGCCGTGCTCGAAACCATCGGCCTGCCCGCCCCGTATGCCGACAGCCGGCCGCTGAAGATCCGCGAGCTTGAACTCGATCCACCCGGCCACGGCGAGGTGCTGGTGCGCCTGCGCGCCGCGGGGCTGTGCCACTCCGACCTGTCGGTGATCTCGGGCGACCGACCGCGGCCGGTGCCGATGGCCCTGGGTCATGAATCGGCGGGCGAGGTGCTGGCCTGCGGGCCCGGGGTCACCCGTCTGCAGCCGGGCGACCGGGTGGTGCTGGTGTTCATGCCCAGCTGCGGCGGCTGCCTGCCCTGCCAGGAAGGCCGGCCGGCCCTGTGCGAGCCCGGCGCCGCGGCCAATGGCGCCGGCACCCTGCTGGGCGGCGGCCGGCGTCTGCACCTGGCGGGCCAGCCGGTGCACCACCACGTGGGCGTGAGCTGCTTTGCCGACCATGCCGTGGTGTCGCAGCGCTCGTGCATTGCACTGCCCGACAGCGCAGCCAGCCTGAGCTGGGCCGAAGCCTCGCTGTTCGGCTGCGCGGTGCTCACCGGTGTGGGCGCGGTCATCAACACCGCGCGCGTGCAGGCCGGCAGCACGGCCGCGGTGCTGGGCCTGGGCGGGGTGGGCTTCTCGGCGCTGCTGGCGGCGGTGGCCTCGGGGGCGCGCGAGGTGGTGGCGCTGGACCTCAGCGAGGCCAAGCTGGCGCTGGCGCGCGAACTGGGCGCCACCGCCACCGTGAACGCCAGCGCCCCCGACGCCGCCGAGCAGGTGCGCGCCCTCACGCGCGGCGGCGTCGACTACGCCTTCGAGATGGCCGGCGCCATCCCGGCCATGGAGCTGGCCTGGGCCATCACGCGCCGCGGTGGCAGCACCATCAGCGCCGGCCTGCCCCACCCCGACCGCCGCTTTGCCCTGCCACCGGTGCAGCTGGTGGCCGAAGAGCGCACCCTGCGCGGCAGCTACATCGGCTCGGCCGTGCCGGCCCGCGACATTCCGCGCTATGTGCAGATGTACCAGCGTGGCCAGCTGCCGGTGAACCGCCTGATGGGCGAGACCCTGACGCTGGACGACATCAACCGCGGCTTCGACCGCCTGGCCACCGGCCAGGCCATGCGCGACGTGGTGCTGCTCTGA
- a CDS encoding FAS1-like dehydratase domain-containing protein → MTTPDPTPPAAELLHLKDWIGRAEQRADWISAAPLAALSATLDRHDAEPLPGCTVPPLWHWLFFLPMAPHSQLGDDGHPRRGGFLPPVPLPRRMWAGGRLEFHHPLRVGDEVTRQSRILSVDIKAGRSGTLVFVTVRHELTNAQGLALSEEHDIVYREAPVPGAPTPPPKVAPGDEAFSRAITPDPVLLFRYSALTFNGHRIHYDQPYVTQVEGYPGLIVHGPLIATLLLDLLRRQQPEARVRRFAFTALKPLFDIHPFTVCGKPQAEGAEHRHALWARDHQGHLAMRATAELA, encoded by the coding sequence ATGACTACGCCCGACCCCACACCGCCCGCCGCCGAGCTGCTGCACCTGAAGGACTGGATCGGCCGCGCCGAACAGCGCGCCGACTGGATCTCGGCCGCGCCGCTGGCCGCGCTGTCGGCCACCCTCGACCGCCACGACGCCGAGCCGCTGCCCGGCTGCACCGTGCCGCCGCTGTGGCACTGGCTGTTTTTTCTGCCGATGGCGCCGCATTCGCAGCTGGGCGACGACGGTCACCCCAGGCGCGGCGGCTTCTTGCCGCCGGTGCCGCTGCCGCGCCGCATGTGGGCCGGTGGCCGGCTCGAGTTTCATCACCCGCTGCGCGTGGGCGACGAGGTCACGCGGCAATCGCGCATCCTCAGTGTCGACATCAAGGCCGGGCGCAGCGGCACGCTGGTGTTCGTGACCGTGCGGCACGAGCTCACCAATGCCCAGGGCCTGGCGCTGAGCGAAGAGCACGACATCGTCTACCGCGAAGCGCCCGTGCCGGGCGCGCCCACGCCGCCGCCCAAGGTGGCGCCCGGCGATGAGGCCTTCTCGCGCGCCATCACGCCCGATCCGGTGCTGCTGTTTCGCTACTCGGCGCTCACCTTCAACGGCCACCGCATCCACTACGACCAGCCCTATGTCACCCAGGTCGAGGGCTACCCCGGCCTGATCGTGCACGGCCCGCTGATCGCCACGCTGCTGCTCGACCTGCTGCGCCGCCAGCAGCCCGAGGCGCGGGTCAGGCGCTTTGCCTTCACCGCGCTGAAGCCGCTGTTCGACATCCACCCCTTCACCGTGTGCGGCAAGCCGCAGGCCGAGGGCGCCGAGCACCGCCATGCGCTGTGGGCCCGCGATCACCAAGGCCACCTGGCCATGCGCGCCACGGCCGAACTGGCCTGA
- a CDS encoding acyl-CoA dehydrogenase family protein produces MSTTPENSFPEIRDAVRALCAEFPDEYHRKVDAERGYPEAFVNALTQAGWMAALIPQAYGGSGLGMAEASVIMEEINRSGGNSGACHGQMYVMNAVVRSGSEAQKQKYLPRIAAGELRLQSMGVTEPSTGSDTTKLKTLAVKKSDRWVVNGQKVWISRIQHSDLMILLARTTPLDQVSKRSEGLSCFIVDLKAAIGNGLTVRPIPNMVNHETNELFFDNLELPDDALLGPEGKGFKTLLDGLNAERTLIAAECIGDGYWFIDRAARYAKERMVFGRPIGQNQGVQFPIADAFIELEAANLMRWKACAQIDAHQNAGAAANMAKYLAAKASWEAANACLQTHGGFGFACEYDIERKFRETRLYQVAPISTNMIYSYVAEHVLGLPRSF; encoded by the coding sequence ATGTCCACCACGCCCGAGAACAGCTTTCCCGAGATCCGCGACGCCGTGCGCGCGCTGTGCGCCGAGTTTCCCGACGAATACCACCGCAAGGTCGACGCCGAGCGCGGCTACCCCGAGGCCTTTGTCAACGCGCTCACCCAGGCCGGCTGGATGGCCGCGCTCATTCCCCAGGCGTACGGCGGCTCGGGGCTGGGCATGGCCGAGGCCTCGGTGATCATGGAAGAGATCAACCGCTCGGGCGGCAACTCGGGCGCCTGCCACGGCCAGATGTACGTGATGAACGCCGTGGTGCGCAGCGGCAGCGAAGCCCAGAAGCAGAAGTACCTGCCGCGGATCGCCGCCGGTGAGCTGCGCCTGCAGAGCATGGGCGTCACCGAGCCCAGCACCGGCAGCGACACCACCAAGCTGAAGACCCTGGCCGTGAAGAAGAGCGACCGCTGGGTGGTCAACGGCCAGAAGGTCTGGATCTCGCGCATCCAGCACAGCGATCTGATGATTTTGCTGGCCCGCACCACGCCGCTGGATCAGGTGAGCAAGCGCTCCGAGGGCCTGAGCTGCTTCATCGTCGACCTGAAGGCGGCCATCGGCAACGGGCTCACCGTGCGGCCCATTCCGAACATGGTCAACCACGAGACCAACGAGTTGTTCTTCGACAACCTCGAGCTGCCCGACGACGCGCTGCTGGGCCCCGAGGGCAAGGGCTTCAAGACCCTGCTCGACGGCCTGAACGCCGAGCGCACGCTGATCGCCGCCGAGTGCATCGGCGACGGCTACTGGTTCATCGACCGCGCCGCCAGGTACGCCAAGGAGCGCATGGTGTTCGGCCGGCCGATCGGCCAGAACCAGGGCGTGCAGTTTCCGATCGCCGACGCCTTCATCGAGCTGGAGGCCGCCAACCTGATGCGCTGGAAGGCCTGCGCGCAGATCGACGCGCACCAGAACGCCGGTGCGGCCGCCAACATGGCCAAGTACCTGGCGGCCAAGGCCAGCTGGGAGGCGGCCAATGCCTGCCTCCAGACCCATGGCGGCTTCGGCTTCGCCTGCGAATACGACATCGAGCGCAAGTTCCGCGAAACCCGGCTGTACCAGGTGGCGCCGATCAGCACCAACATGATCTACAGCTACGTGGCGGAACACGTGCTGGGTCTGCCGAGGTCGTTCTGA